One region of Exiguobacterium acetylicum genomic DNA includes:
- a CDS encoding TerC family protein, which yields MTLLIAFLAIVFIMLALDLGVFHRKAHEVSLREAWTWTFVWIAIAVAFGGWLYFDQGSSAAIEYTSVYFIEKALAIDNVFVFSLVFAYFAIPLKYQHKVLFWGILGAIFFRVIFIVAGVSLLENFAWVYYIFGAFLVYTGWMMYKNIGQETSLEENKTIRWLEKRLPITQDISSGKFAKRIDGKLFFTPLLIALLFIEVSDIVFAVDSVAASFAYSRDPFIIFYANIMAILGLRSLYFVLANLIDRFYYLKHGLSFMLVFIGAKMILGDVYKMPIWMSLGTIVLVILISVFYSFYKTKPGK from the coding sequence TTGACACTACTCATTGCTTTTCTAGCCATCGTTTTCATCATGCTCGCCCTTGACCTTGGAGTCTTCCATCGTAAGGCACATGAAGTTTCGCTTCGGGAGGCCTGGACGTGGACGTTCGTCTGGATCGCGATTGCCGTCGCCTTCGGTGGCTGGCTCTACTTCGATCAAGGAAGTTCCGCTGCGATCGAATATACGAGCGTTTATTTCATCGAGAAGGCTCTCGCGATTGATAACGTCTTCGTCTTCTCACTCGTCTTCGCATACTTCGCGATTCCATTGAAGTACCAGCACAAAGTCTTATTCTGGGGTATTCTTGGTGCAATCTTCTTCCGCGTCATCTTCATCGTCGCTGGTGTTTCGTTGCTTGAGAACTTCGCTTGGGTCTACTACATCTTCGGAGCGTTCCTCGTCTACACGGGTTGGATGATGTATAAAAACATCGGTCAAGAGACGTCGCTCGAAGAAAACAAAACGATTCGTTGGCTAGAGAAACGTTTACCGATCACGCAAGACATCTCGTCTGGTAAGTTCGCAAAACGAATTGATGGGAAACTGTTCTTCACGCCGCTCTTGATTGCTCTACTCTTCATTGAAGTATCGGATATCGTCTTCGCCGTCGACTCCGTTGCAGCAAGCTTCGCGTACTCGCGTGATCCGTTCATCATCTTCTATGCGAACATCATGGCGATCCTCGGACTCCGTAGTCTCTACTTCGTCCTCGCGAACTTGATCGATCGTTTCTACTATTTGAAACACGGTCTTAGCTTCATGCTCGTCTTTATCGGAGCGAAGATGATTCTCGGTGATGTCTACAAAATGCCGATCTGGATGTCACTCGGTACGATCGTCCTCGTCATCTTGATCAGCGTCTTCTACAGCTTCTACAAGACGAAGCCAGGAAAATAA
- a CDS encoding TIGR03571 family LLM class oxidoreductase encodes MFYDHKSYQRMYREGELTLGLHVPLENFKMRTPTLANQVELAQKAENYGFTTLWLRDVLLKDPYFLDPAVGQIHDMLIYGTHLLSQTKQIALGTSALVLPLRHPLRSAKEVATIDALFPERLILGVSSGDRQADFHGLGVDHPSRGAQFKEALQVMEQALYEDYPQIDSTYGEVRGATLVPRPKKKIPTMITGFAQQDMDWLAKNGDGWMYYPQGPFEQARAIEQWRAASQAAGNTTFRPFSMPMHLDLSADPNEEATPIRLGFRIGRHRLIELLELYRELGVNHLFFALFDGERSAEDVIDELGTYVLPHFPPLS; translated from the coding sequence ATGTTTTACGATCATAAAAGTTATCAGCGGATGTACCGGGAGGGCGAGCTCACGCTCGGTCTCCACGTCCCGCTCGAGAATTTCAAGATGCGAACACCGACGCTTGCCAATCAAGTCGAGCTCGCACAAAAAGCAGAGAACTATGGTTTTACGACCCTCTGGTTACGCGACGTTTTATTAAAGGATCCTTATTTTCTTGATCCGGCTGTCGGACAGATTCATGACATGCTGATATACGGGACGCATCTCCTCAGCCAAACGAAACAGATCGCCCTCGGAACGTCAGCACTCGTCCTGCCGCTCCGTCATCCGTTACGCTCTGCGAAGGAAGTCGCGACGATTGATGCGTTGTTCCCGGAACGTTTGATTCTCGGTGTCTCGTCCGGTGACCGGCAAGCCGACTTCCATGGACTCGGTGTCGATCATCCGAGCCGTGGTGCTCAGTTCAAGGAAGCACTGCAAGTGATGGAGCAAGCTTTATATGAAGATTATCCGCAAATCGATTCGACGTATGGGGAAGTCCGTGGCGCGACACTCGTGCCACGACCAAAGAAAAAAATCCCGACGATGATCACGGGTTTCGCACAGCAGGATATGGACTGGCTCGCAAAAAACGGCGACGGCTGGATGTATTATCCGCAAGGACCGTTCGAACAAGCACGTGCCATCGAACAATGGCGTGCAGCGAGTCAAGCAGCCGGTAATACAACGTTTCGTCCGTTTTCGATGCCGATGCATCTTGATTTATCCGCGGATCCAAATGAAGAAGCGACACCGATTCGACTCGGTTTTCGGATCGGACGCCATCGACTGATCGAGTTGCTGGAATTGTATCGTGAGCTTGGCGTCAATCATCTGTTCTTCGCCCTATTCGACGGTGAGCGATCAGCGGAAGATGTCATCGATGAACTCGGAACGTACGTCTTGCCGCATTTTCCTCCCTTATCATGA
- a CDS encoding MFS transporter, protein MNQLNSQIQEEQVPRNGGLALLALAISAFGIGTTEFVPVGLLAAIAGDLNIGITLAGLIISGYAIGVAVGAPILTALTNRMNRKTLLMALMVVFIAGNLVSAISPTFELLIVARFITAFSHGVFFSIGATIAVQLVPEHKKASAIALMFTGLTVATVTGVPLGTFIGQSFGWRATFFAVAALGIIAIIASFFLIPKDLKESPPAKFSDMFKLLTNGRLMLGFLITALGYGGTFVAFTYLTPIMQDVTKISPSLISIILLVYGIAVAIGNTVGGKLANGNPIKALFYMFIIHAIVMIALSFMIPFKVAGIIGIILMGLLAFMNVPGLQLYIVQLAEKYVPAAVDVASALNIAAFNIGIALGATIGGLVTDTIGLVHTPWVGGIMVILAVILTGVSRRLEHQ, encoded by the coding sequence ATGAATCAATTAAACTCACAGATCCAGGAGGAACAGGTCCCAAGAAACGGCGGACTTGCCCTACTTGCCTTAGCAATCAGCGCATTTGGTATCGGTACGACGGAATTCGTTCCCGTCGGACTGCTCGCAGCAATCGCTGGTGACTTAAATATCGGTATCACACTCGCTGGTCTCATCATCTCTGGTTACGCGATCGGTGTCGCCGTCGGTGCTCCGATTTTGACAGCACTAACGAACCGGATGAATCGGAAAACGTTACTGATGGCATTGATGGTCGTCTTCATCGCTGGTAACCTCGTGTCCGCGATTTCACCGACGTTTGAATTGTTGATCGTCGCTCGTTTCATCACCGCCTTCTCGCACGGTGTTTTCTTCTCAATCGGTGCGACGATTGCCGTCCAGCTCGTACCGGAGCATAAAAAAGCGAGTGCCATCGCCTTGATGTTCACGGGTCTGACAGTCGCAACGGTCACAGGTGTACCACTCGGAACATTCATCGGTCAATCATTCGGCTGGCGCGCGACGTTCTTCGCGGTTGCTGCACTCGGTATCATTGCGATCATCGCAAGCTTCTTCTTGATTCCAAAAGACTTGAAAGAATCACCACCTGCTAAGTTCTCCGACATGTTCAAATTGTTGACGAACGGACGCTTGATGCTTGGCTTCTTGATCACTGCCCTCGGTTACGGTGGAACGTTCGTCGCCTTTACGTACTTGACACCGATCATGCAGGACGTCACGAAAATCAGTCCGAGCTTGATCAGTATCATTCTGCTCGTCTACGGAATTGCGGTCGCAATCGGGAACACGGTCGGTGGGAAACTCGCGAACGGTAATCCGATCAAAGCGTTGTTCTATATGTTCATCATCCATGCCATCGTCATGATCGCCCTCTCGTTCATGATTCCGTTCAAGGTCGCCGGTATCATCGGTATCATCTTAATGGGACTCCTTGCGTTCATGAACGTCCCTGGACTCCAGCTCTATATCGTTCAGTTGGCTGAAAAATATGTCCCAGCAGCAGTCGATGTGGCATCTGCCTTGAATATCGCAGCCTTCAACATCGGGATCGCACTCGGAGCAACGATTGGTGGTCTCGTCACCGATACGATCGGTCTCGTCCACACGCCATGGGTCGGCGGGATCATGGTCATTCTTGCCGTCATCTTGACAGGTGTCTCGCGTCGTCTCGAACATCAATAA
- a CDS encoding winged helix-turn-helix transcriptional regulator, producing MPYNIPVEATLEVIGGKWKVVIMCHLIKGERRTSELRKLMPTITQKMLTQQLRELEEDGVIIRTVFEQVPPKVVYSLSEYGWSLKPILDAMCAWGEGHIDLTGGEVVSS from the coding sequence ATGCCATACAATATCCCGGTCGAAGCAACACTTGAAGTCATCGGTGGAAAGTGGAAGGTCGTCATCATGTGTCATTTGATCAAAGGCGAGCGTCGGACGAGTGAGCTCCGCAAGCTGATGCCGACAATCACTCAAAAAATGCTGACGCAACAATTGCGCGAGTTAGAAGAAGACGGCGTCATCATCCGGACGGTCTTTGAACAAGTCCCACCGAAAGTCGTCTATTCGTTATCCGAGTACGGCTGGTCGCTGAAGCCGATTCTTGACGCGATGTGCGCATGGGGAGAAGGACATATCGATTTGACGGGTGGAGAAGTCGTCTCGTCATGA
- a CDS encoding NAD(P)-dependent alcohol dehydrogenase produces the protein MKAAICTRYGPPDVLHITEVPRPVPKSNDLLIKVHASAVHSGDRRMRSLDVPLLGKLPMRLAVGFKRPRQPILGVVLAGEVVEVGQDVKQFQVGDRIHALTGFGFGGYAEYACVSEKRCIAKIPQHASYTEAVCLPFGGTTSLHFFRKLQIDQMKTILIYGASGAVGTAAVQIAKAKGLQVTAVCSGRNAERVKALGADHVIDYTKDGYDGLLLKYDAVFDASGKINKTQAKRHVKQNGAFASVAGQGVARERKEDLHYLNEQFEAGRFKAVIDHIYSLDEIVEAHRYVDSGQKFGNVVVLIANE, from the coding sequence ATGAAGGCAGCCATCTGTACCCGCTACGGACCCCCTGACGTCTTGCACATCACAGAGGTACCACGCCCGGTTCCAAAATCAAACGATCTACTCATTAAAGTACATGCATCTGCCGTCCATTCCGGAGATCGTCGCATGCGTTCGCTCGATGTTCCACTGTTGGGGAAGCTTCCAATGCGTCTGGCTGTCGGCTTCAAGCGACCGAGACAACCGATCCTTGGCGTCGTTCTTGCCGGTGAAGTCGTCGAAGTCGGTCAGGACGTCAAGCAGTTTCAAGTCGGAGACCGCATTCATGCCTTGACCGGATTTGGCTTCGGTGGATACGCCGAATATGCGTGCGTGTCTGAGAAACGTTGCATTGCAAAAATACCGCAGCACGCATCGTACACGGAAGCGGTCTGTCTCCCGTTCGGTGGTACGACGTCGCTTCATTTCTTCCGGAAACTCCAAATCGATCAGATGAAGACAATCTTGATTTACGGTGCGTCGGGCGCTGTCGGGACGGCTGCCGTTCAGATCGCCAAAGCAAAAGGGTTGCAGGTGACGGCTGTCTGTAGTGGACGAAACGCGGAGCGGGTCAAAGCGCTCGGTGCCGATCACGTCATCGATTATACAAAGGACGGCTACGATGGATTGTTGCTGAAGTACGATGCCGTCTTCGATGCGTCCGGAAAGATCAATAAGACGCAAGCGAAACGGCACGTCAAACAAAACGGTGCCTTTGCATCCGTCGCAGGGCAGGGTGTAGCGAGGGAACGGAAAGAGGATCTACACTATTTAAATGAACAGTTTGAAGCGGGACGGTTTAAAGCCGTCATCGACCATATCTATTCGCTTGATGAGATCGTCGAAGCCCATCGTTACGTTGACTCCGGACAAAAATTCGGTAACGTCGTCGTGTTAATAGCAAACGAATGA
- a CDS encoding collagenase, with protein MMKQIHAFETKTDYDKYEAVTHRFQARLDEYQTILQETYQLIDVPKGIVWTSAELATTVFSDIPIPAFTNKDLIYISPDVAEWRTLFLSQLDGKDVPHIRAFYETLAEDHVLTIAGHELTHHLDLFVDEFDDERADGIWFEEGMCEYLPRKHLLSDEAFKRITTIETELVELFQEEYGARSIDQFGSASYAGSLSSIMFDYWRSFLAIHHLIEERYDGDVLRVFEAYRNWHEQGRIVPLSEYFNLQTVRR; from the coding sequence ATGATGAAACAGATTCATGCGTTTGAGACAAAAACGGACTATGATAAATACGAGGCGGTCACGCATCGCTTTCAAGCACGGTTAGACGAGTATCAAACGATCTTACAAGAGACGTATCAACTGATCGACGTGCCGAAAGGAATTGTTTGGACGTCAGCGGAACTCGCGACGACCGTCTTCTCGGACATTCCGATTCCAGCATTTACGAATAAGGACTTGATTTACATATCACCAGACGTTGCAGAATGGCGAACGTTATTTTTGTCTCAACTCGACGGAAAGGACGTACCGCATATTCGAGCATTCTACGAAACGCTTGCGGAAGATCACGTCTTGACGATTGCTGGTCATGAACTGACGCATCACTTGGATTTGTTCGTTGATGAATTCGACGATGAGAGAGCAGACGGGATCTGGTTCGAAGAGGGAATGTGTGAGTATCTACCCCGAAAGCATTTGTTGTCGGACGAAGCATTCAAGCGAATTACGACAATTGAGACAGAATTGGTCGAGCTCTTTCAGGAGGAGTATGGAGCGCGCTCGATTGATCAATTTGGGAGTGCCTCCTATGCCGGTAGTCTGTCGAGTATCATGTTTGATTATTGGCGGAGCTTTCTCGCAATCCACCATCTTATCGAGGAACGGTATGACGGGGACGTCTTACGTGTTTTTGAAGCATATCGGAACTGGCATGAACAGGGGCGAATCGTGCCACTATCGGAATACTTTAATCTTCAGACGGTAAGACGCTAA
- a CDS encoding serine hydrolase domain-containing protein, with translation MKSRRKRTLLFLSLIVTGSLFVYLTRPFVQNETDNENISLQSKTDTEQLKISLQQQMKHNESDALYAIQDTQQVASIGSSNELYNVASIRKSIISALFGIAEEKRLVDLDMTLGQLSVDDSKQPLTKQEKSATIRDLLQARSGIYLNALGESQRMKDLRPKRESHTPGSFYYYNNWDFNMLGLILEKETKMKIGDAFEQWIAKPVGMKTFSPSHVTYEKNEETSIPMYRFYMSAENLARFGALYAQDGKWKGRSVIPIKWVEESTMAYSKISDVDRFSGYGYLWWLESNAKNPLLWGVGSGGQFLIVDRKNNLSIALLNDTGTSPLSTLTYRWFGQESTYAEARAIHRLLIK, from the coding sequence ATGAAGTCAAGAAGGAAACGTACTCTTTTATTTTTATCTCTAATAGTAACTGGGAGTCTTTTCGTCTATCTTACCCGCCCTTTCGTACAAAACGAAACAGATAATGAAAATATTTCACTTCAAAGTAAAACAGATACTGAACAGTTGAAGATAAGTCTTCAACAGCAGATGAAACACAATGAGTCGGACGCATTATATGCAATTCAGGATACCCAACAAGTGGCATCCATCGGCTCTTCGAACGAATTGTATAATGTTGCTTCTATTCGTAAAAGCATCATCAGTGCACTATTTGGGATTGCAGAGGAAAAAAGGTTAGTAGACTTGGATATGACATTGGGACAACTCTCTGTCGATGATTCTAAGCAACCCTTAACGAAACAAGAGAAATCCGCAACAATTCGGGACTTATTACAAGCACGATCAGGTATCTACTTAAACGCATTGGGTGAATCACAACGAATGAAAGATTTACGTCCAAAACGTGAAAGTCATACTCCAGGAAGTTTTTATTACTATAACAATTGGGATTTTAACATGTTGGGTCTTATTCTTGAGAAAGAGACGAAAATGAAAATCGGAGATGCTTTTGAACAATGGATCGCCAAGCCTGTTGGCATGAAAACATTTAGCCCTTCTCATGTCACTTATGAAAAGAATGAAGAAACATCCATTCCGATGTATCGATTTTATATGTCTGCCGAAAACCTTGCCCGATTTGGTGCGCTTTATGCCCAAGATGGTAAGTGGAAAGGACGATCCGTTATTCCAATCAAGTGGGTTGAGGAGAGTACAATGGCTTACTCTAAGATTTCGGACGTCGATCGTTTTTCAGGATATGGATATCTTTGGTGGTTAGAATCAAATGCTAAAAATCCTCTGTTATGGGGAGTGGGATCAGGCGGACAGTTTTTAATCGTTGATCGGAAGAATAATTTATCCATCGCTTTATTGAATGACACTGGAACTTCGCCATTATCAACTCTCACTTATCGTTGGTTCGGACAGGAATCGACATATGCTGAGGCAAGGGCGATTCATCGACTATTAATAAAGTAG
- a CDS encoding MerR family transcriptional regulator: MSLFKIGEAAKQSGIPASTLRYYDQIGLIRSRQIDPHSKYRYYTQHDITHMKIVQHLRRMNFSLEEVQLFLNERDMNLQLGLLDKKKQEIKLKRLALLQTEKEVHRRIESIEKELISSTITKKDSWEIVVKHFDERPILSKRKIFDRGGIDIYQDAFIQLLKENSFEDVPVTSLVLQHHHIQLNKEFSHFERHLPEIDLEVGMLLPSMTSPFQNATLPSGSYACIVSRGMAGKERFRKLYSFLQEWLQENNYKVEGPLIDIVLTDLTQLTAIDYSEDILSETQFRITPNNA; the protein is encoded by the coding sequence TTGAGTTTATTTAAAATTGGAGAGGCTGCAAAACAAAGTGGGATACCTGCATCGACACTACGATATTATGATCAGATTGGTCTGATCCGTTCGCGTCAAATCGATCCACATAGTAAGTATCGATATTACACACAACACGACATCACACATATGAAAATCGTCCAGCATCTGCGCAGGATGAATTTTTCTCTTGAAGAAGTTCAACTTTTTTTAAACGAAAGAGATATGAATCTTCAACTTGGATTGTTAGATAAGAAGAAACAAGAAATTAAGTTAAAGCGGTTGGCACTTCTTCAGACTGAGAAGGAAGTGCATCGCCGAATCGAATCTATAGAAAAGGAATTAATTTCGTCAACAATCACGAAAAAGGATAGTTGGGAAATAGTAGTGAAACATTTTGATGAACGACCTATTCTATCGAAGCGAAAGATTTTCGACAGAGGGGGAATTGATATCTATCAAGACGCCTTTATACAGTTACTCAAAGAAAATTCGTTTGAGGATGTACCCGTTACATCGCTCGTGTTACAGCATCATCATATTCAGCTAAATAAAGAATTTTCTCACTTCGAAAGACATCTTCCAGAAATCGATTTAGAGGTAGGCATGCTTCTTCCTTCCATGACATCCCCGTTTCAGAATGCGACTTTGCCTAGTGGTAGTTATGCTTGTATTGTGAGTAGAGGTATGGCGGGGAAGGAACGATTTCGTAAATTATATTCATTTCTACAAGAATGGCTTCAAGAAAATAACTATAAAGTCGAAGGACCATTAATTGACATCGTCTTAACAGACCTCACTCAGTTAACTGCGATTGATTATTCGGAAGATATACTTTCTGAAACTCAATTTCGTATTACACCAAATAATGCGTAG
- the chbG gene encoding chitin disaccharide deacetylase, whose translation MRKTRVIVNADDFGLTTGINQGIIESHLFGPVNSTTLMMNGHAVEEAVRLSQQHPDLHVGVHLVLSWGKPLASTSQSLTKADGTFRFTSRFLKEEPPDPEGVYLEWKAQIEAFLATGLSLHHLDSHHHIHSWSAIDSVIVELANEYQTTFRAAGNKKHRDLWLTNRFDERFYGEGVSFATLDSITPGSSVEVMVHPANMDALLPSVTSYVNQRLVEKDLLTRYTPPDWWT comes from the coding sequence ATGCGTAAAACACGTGTGATCGTCAATGCTGATGATTTCGGTTTGACGACGGGTATTAACCAAGGGATCATCGAGAGTCATCTTTTCGGTCCCGTCAATTCGACGACACTGATGATGAACGGACATGCGGTTGAAGAAGCTGTTCGACTTTCTCAGCAACATCCGGACCTGCATGTCGGCGTACATCTCGTGCTCTCTTGGGGAAAACCCCTTGCGTCGACAAGTCAGTCGTTAACGAAGGCGGACGGAACGTTTCGTTTCACGAGTCGCTTTTTGAAAGAAGAACCACCGGATCCTGAAGGCGTCTACTTGGAATGGAAAGCCCAGATTGAAGCTTTTCTTGCTACCGGGCTGTCGTTGCACCACTTAGACAGTCACCATCATATCCACAGCTGGTCCGCGATCGACTCCGTCATCGTCGAGCTCGCTAACGAATATCAAACGACGTTCCGTGCTGCGGGGAACAAGAAGCACCGGGATCTCTGGCTGACGAATCGCTTCGATGAGCGGTTTTATGGAGAGGGCGTTTCGTTTGCGACACTTGATTCAATCACACCAGGTTCATCCGTTGAGGTCATGGTGCACCCTGCCAACATGGATGCGTTACTTCCAAGCGTCACGTCTTATGTGAATCAGCGACTCGTCGAGAAAGATCTTTTAACGAGATATACTCCACCGGATTGGTGGACATGA
- a CDS encoding PTS sugar transporter subunit IIB produces the protein MNILLVCSAGMSTSILLEKMRTEAIARGLDATIEAVPESRLKEHTTMDVILIGPQVRYLENKIRSAVNVPVAVIDNMAYGLMKGDQVLDQALSLTGTAHA, from the coding sequence ATGAACATCTTACTCGTCTGCTCAGCAGGCATGTCCACTTCAATCCTACTAGAAAAAATGCGGACGGAAGCCATAGCGCGAGGGCTTGACGCAACGATCGAAGCAGTACCCGAATCACGACTAAAGGAACATACGACGATGGACGTCATCTTGATTGGTCCGCAAGTCCGCTACCTCGAGAACAAGATTCGTTCAGCAGTTAACGTGCCGGTTGCTGTGATCGACAACATGGCATACGGATTGATGAAGGGCGATCAAGTGCTTGATCAGGCACTCTCGCTGACTGGAACGGCGCATGCGTAA
- a CDS encoding PTS lactose/cellobiose transporter subunit IIA: protein MIILHAGNARSSAFEALAAAKRSDEALVQAKLEEAETSFLEAHKLQTELLQEEARGTSNEMSVLLVHAQDHLMTAMTVKELATEMIDLITKINRLEETK from the coding sequence ATGATTATCTTACATGCCGGAAATGCACGCTCGAGTGCTTTTGAGGCGCTTGCTGCTGCCAAACGCAGTGACGAAGCACTTGTCCAAGCGAAACTCGAGGAAGCAGAGACTTCGTTTCTTGAGGCACACAAACTTCAAACGGAACTTTTGCAAGAAGAAGCACGAGGAACGAGCAACGAGATGAGTGTCCTACTTGTCCATGCTCAAGATCATCTGATGACGGCGATGACGGTCAAGGAACTGGCGACCGAGATGATCGACCTGATCACGAAAATCAATCGACTGGAGGAAACGAAATGA
- the celB gene encoding PTS cellobiose transporter subunit IIC produces the protein MNKFIEIAGRIGSQRHLVAIRDGFVSVMPLIIVGSLAILINNFPAIQLGNWSLDFVGSMNNAFGEGSWQRLGGNIWNASFAILGLLVAFSIAYNLARSYDIDGLAAGILSIASYVMLVPVTKDWGLSFAWLGAQGLFVAIIVSLLVTEAFRLLIHTKLTIRMPEGVPGGVTRSFQALIPSMIILTVVAAIQLFIQVKLELSIFEVIFKAIQQPLQGFGDSLAAGLIIALLNHVLWFFGLHGTNIIGSVIEPIYLPLIEQNLAAFQAGASAYDVPYTVTKPFLDAFVFMGGSGTTLSLLLAIFIVVRKQRNHPYHQVAKLSAPAGLFNINEPVIFGMPIVLNPVMLIPFILAPVVLTVVSYVALSTGMVPKTVAIVPWTTPPIISGYLVTGGSIRGVLLQVFNLTLATLIYIPFVVAGARAMTAEINRNKDSIHEGEKIS, from the coding sequence AGCGCCATCTTGTCGCCATCCGTGACGGCTTCGTCTCCGTCATGCCGCTCATCATCGTCGGTTCACTCGCGATTCTAATCAATAACTTTCCTGCCATCCAGCTCGGTAACTGGTCACTCGATTTCGTCGGCTCGATGAACAATGCTTTTGGTGAAGGCAGTTGGCAACGGCTTGGCGGCAACATTTGGAATGCCTCCTTCGCGATTCTCGGTTTATTGGTCGCTTTCTCGATTGCCTATAACTTGGCACGGTCCTACGATATCGATGGTCTCGCCGCTGGTATCCTGTCAATTGCGTCTTACGTCATGCTTGTTCCAGTCACGAAAGACTGGGGACTTAGCTTCGCTTGGCTCGGTGCCCAAGGGTTATTCGTTGCCATCATTGTCTCGCTCCTCGTGACGGAAGCATTCCGCCTTCTCATCCATACGAAGCTGACGATCCGGATGCCGGAGGGTGTGCCCGGTGGTGTCACCCGATCGTTCCAAGCGTTGATTCCTTCGATGATCATCTTGACAGTCGTTGCTGCGATCCAGTTGTTCATCCAAGTGAAACTCGAGCTCAGTATCTTTGAGGTCATCTTCAAGGCAATCCAGCAACCGCTTCAAGGCTTCGGTGATTCGCTCGCTGCTGGCCTGATCATCGCCCTGTTGAACCATGTCCTCTGGTTCTTCGGTCTACACGGCACGAACATCATCGGGTCGGTCATCGAGCCGATCTACTTACCGCTGATTGAACAGAACTTAGCTGCCTTCCAAGCTGGTGCTTCCGCCTATGACGTGCCATATACGGTAACGAAACCGTTCCTCGATGCGTTCGTCTTCATGGGTGGCTCCGGTACGACATTGTCACTCCTACTTGCGATCTTCATCGTCGTCCGGAAACAACGCAATCATCCTTATCATCAAGTCGCTAAGCTATCAGCACCCGCTGGTCTATTCAACATCAACGAACCGGTCATCTTCGGCATGCCGATCGTTCTGAATCCGGTCATGCTGATCCCGTTCATCCTCGCACCGGTCGTCTTGACGGTCGTCTCATATGTTGCACTATCAACCGGAATGGTTCCAAAGACGGTCGCCATCGTACCATGGACGACACCACCAATCATCAGCGGTTACCTTGTCACCGGTGGTAGCATCCGCGGTGTCCTGCTTCAGGTGTTCAACTTGACGCTCGCGACGCTGATTTACATCCCGTTCGTCGTAGCAGGAGCACGCGCCATGACTGCCGAAATCAATCGAAACAAAGACAGTATCCACGAAGGAGAGAAAATCAGTTGA